The nucleotide window TTTATGGCTGGCAGCGCACCCGGCCCGCCGAACGGCGGATACAACTGGACGCGGTGGTTGCGACTCTGGATTTGGCCATGTTGCTGGAGCGTCGGCCAGAGACCTTGTCCGGTGGCGAGCGGCAGAGGGTGGCCCTGGGACGTGCCCTGCTTGCCTCGCCCCGGTTGCTGCTCATGGACGAACCCCTGGCTTCCCTGGATACCGAAAGCAAACATCGCATTTTGACCATGTTACGGCATATTCAGCAACAATGGTCGTTGCCCATCTTTTACGTTACTCACCACAGGGAGGAGGTCATGCAATTGGCAGAGTGGCTGGTGTGCATGGCAGCCGGGCAGGTGACAGCAGAGGGGCCTTTGCAGGAATTGGTTAATAATGAAAAGTACTAAAAGTGGTTGGGGGAGTCTGAGGGGGAGGCTCCGCCTGCCCCCTCAGCGGGGGTTTGGGGGCAGCGCCCCCAAAAAAGTTGCCCATCCAAATATGATGCTCATCAGACGGATGAACATGGAGAACGGTCCAGATCAAAATAATCCAGAATGAAACAGGCCACCCGTTCTGGATCATCCAGGGGCAGAAGGGGCATTTCCGCAGAAACGCCGGGCGGTGGGATGTCACAGGCGATAGCCACCACCTGCCGCA belongs to Magnetococcales bacterium and includes:
- a CDS encoding ATP-binding cassette domain-containing protein, which codes for MSGSFAIRCHLPRRHFCLDVALVIPAQGVVAITGPSGAGKTTLLHWMAGLEKGGQGLFGWQEHIWQDDARRINIPPHQRRIGLVFQRPRLFSHLSVKKNLLYGWQRTRPAERRIQLDAVVATLDLAMLLERRPETLSGGERQRVALGRALLASPRLLLMDEPLASLDTESKHRILTMLRHIQQQWSLPIFYVTHHREEVMQLAEWLVCMAAGQVTAEGPLQELVNNEKY